A stretch of Rhinopithecus roxellana isolate Shanxi Qingling chromosome 12, ASM756505v1, whole genome shotgun sequence DNA encodes these proteins:
- the FBXO2 gene encoding F-box only protein 2, with the protein MDGDGDPESVGQPEEASPEEQPEEASAEEERPEDQEEEAEEAVAAAYLDELPEPLLLRVLAALPAAELVQACRLVCLRWKELVDGAPLWLLKCQQEGLVPEGGAEEERDHWQQFYFLSKRRRNLLRNPCGEEDLEGWCDVEHGGDGWRVEELPGDSGVEFTHDESVKKYFASSFEWCRKAQIIDLQAEGYWEELLDTTQPAIVVKDWYSGRSDAGCLYELTVKLLSEHEDVLAEFSSGQVAVPQDSDGGGWMEISHTFTDYGPGVRFVRFEHGGQDSVYWKGWFGARVTNSSVWVEP; encoded by the exons AAAGCGTGGGGCAGCCcgaggaggcaagcccagaggaGCAGCCGGAGGAGGCGAGCGCAGAGGAGGAGCGGCCGGAGGACCaagaggaggaggcggaggaggcggTGGCCGCCGCCTACCTGGACGAGCTGCCCGAGCCGCTGCTGCTGCGCGTTCTCGCCGCACTCCCGGCCGCCGAGCTGGTGCAGGCCTGCCGCCTGGTGTGCCTGCGCTGGAAGGAGCTGGTGGACGGCGCCCCGCTGTGGCTGCTCAAGTGCCAGCAGGAGGGGCTGGTGCCCGAGGGCGGCGCGGAAGAGGAGCGCGACCACTGGCAGCAGTTCTACTTCTTGAGCAAGCGGCGCCGAAACCTTCTGCGCAACCCATGCGGGGAAG aggacttGGAGGGCTGGTGTGACGTGGAGCATGGTGGGGACGGCTGGAGGGTGGAGGAGCTGCCTGGAGACAGTGGGGTGGAGTTCACCCATGACGAGAGCGTCAAGAAGTACTTCGCCTCCTCCTTCGA GTGGTGTCGCAAAGCACAGATCATTGACCTGCAGGCTGAGGGTTACTGGGAGGAGCTGCTGGACACGACTCAGCCGGCCATCGTGGTGAAGGACTG GTACTCGGGCCGCAGTGACGCTGGTTGCCTGTACGAGCTCACCGTGAAGCTACTGTCCGAGCACGAGGACGTGCTGGCTGAGTTCAGCAGCGGGCAGGTCGCAGTGCCCCAAGACAGTGACGGCGGGGGCTGGATGGAG ATCTCCCACACCTTCACCGACTACGGGCCGGGCGTCCGCTTCGTCCGCTTCGAGCACGGGGGCCAGGACTCCGTCTACTGGAAGGGCTGGTTCGGGGCTCGGGTGACCAACAGCAGCGTATGGGTAGAACCCTGA